CTGCTGACCAACCCGCAGGTCGATCTGCACGCCGATCAGAACGTAGTACTCAACGCGCAGACAGCCAGCAAAGTCAGTACGCGGACACCACAGGCCGCTGTGCCGGTCGACACGCAGGTTGGTTGGGTGCAGTCGTCTGCTGCCGGGATGTGGACGCTACGGGTCGGCGCGCAGTCGCAGTACAAGGAGGAGTGGGGTTTGTGGGCCACACCGACGCAGCAGGTGACCGTCGGGCAGTTCCTATGGCGTGACGACCGGCTACTGGCAAGACCGCCGGTTGCCATGTACTCCGGTGGGAGAGCGCTGGAAGCCAAGTACGTGACGCTAGAAGCGGAAGACGCCCGCTTCGACGGTACGAAGGCACTGCCGTTCGTCTTCGGTACGCCAGTACGCGGCGCGGTCGTACTGCTCGACGTATCGGACCTGTGTCCTACAGAGGCGTGGACGTGTCAGAGCGGCGTACTGGATCGTGCACTGGCCGCGCAGAAGGCCGGTGCGGTCGGTGTGATCGTGTACGGCGCCCGCGGTCGCGCACTGCTCACAGATGACGTTGCTGTTCCGATTCCCGTACTGACCATCCCAGCCGAACAAGGACATGCACTACGCGCGCGGATGCCCCGGATGATCACGGTGGTCGGCAAGGCCACCATCCCGTACGTGTACTCGCTGTCGTACCCAGTAGAAGGCCGGGTGCCTGCACTGCAGAAGACAGTGAGCTCCCGTGACCTGTTCCAGTTCGACAGCCGCTACCACGCCGATACACCGGGCACGCTCGCGCTCACCTGGAGTACAGCGAAGAAGTACGGCCGCGGTCTCGGCTCGACGAAACTGACAGTGCGAGCGCCTGGCGTACTCACTGAGTACGTCGGCCCGATGCAGAACGACGTACAGCGCAGCAGAAGCGGCAGCCTCACGTACGACGCTCCGGCCGACATGGAAGCGTTCCATCGCAGCGGTTGGGTCCAGTCGCGTACGGACGTGCTGACGCGTGCTGGACGACGGACCGACACGTACGGCGCCCAGCCGCTGGTGCACTCCGCCCTGAGGAACATCACGCCGGAAATGAACGACTACACCTGGAAGCTGTGCCAGGCGTGCCGCAGCGGCAACATCTTCATGCCTTGGCACACCCAGAGCAGTGATGGCCTGACTGGCGGTACGCAGACGTACTACTCCACCGAGATCCTGCGTGGCGAGCCGCAAACGCAGCTCAAGCTGTGGGGACCGGATGGCAAGGAGATCCCGGTCGAAGAGGGCTACTGGCTGTTCTTCATCGCACTGATCGCGGTGCCGTACTTCGTACTACCCGATGCACCAGGCCAGTACCGCATGAAGGAGACGTACCCAGCTCCGTACAAGCCGCAGCGCTGGGCGCGGACCGTCGACTCGGAGTGGACGTTCAGCACGGCCAAACCGACCGACGGCTTCCCGTACCGACCACCACTCGGGTACGGAGTGCACTGCGGCACTTGGGACACCATCACCCGACTCGGGAAGGACAAGGGCAGCTGCGCGGCCAACAGCCAGCTGTACTTGGGCTACGACCTCGGACTGCGCTTGGACAACACCCTGCCGGCTGGACGCGACCACAAGATCACCATCAGCGGCTACCACCACTCGTACCTCGGTAGCGATCCCGAACTGACCAGTCTGAAGTTGTCGGTGAGCTACGACGACGGTGCGACCTGGCAGTCCGTACGCACGACCAGGTCCGGCCGCAGCGAGTACAGCGCCGTACTGAAGCACCCGAAGCGTGCAGGCGCCGTCAGCCTGCGTACCGAAGGTGTTGACGCCGCAGGCAACACCATCAAGCAAACCATCACCCGCGCGTACGGAGTCACCATGCGGTGAATCAGGCCACACTCGGTAGGGAAGTGAGCCCGGTCACCGGGACAGCGGCGACGGAGGTCGTACGCTGCCGGTGACCGGGGAGTAACCGAGTGGAGGTCCCGATGACGGAACAGGTTTTGCGCAGTCGGCGGTCGTGCCTGGCCACGCCCGGCTCGAACCCGCGGTTCCTCGCCAAGGCGAAGGGGCTGGACGCGGACCAGGTGTTCCTGGACCTGGAGGACTCGGTCGCGCCGATCGCGAAGCCGGACGCCCGGAAGAACATCGTCGCCGCGCTGAACGAGGGCGGCTGGGGGAACAAGCTCCGTGTCGTCCGGGTGAACGACTGGACCACCGAGTGGACGTACGCCGACGTGATCGAGGTGGTCGGCGGTGCCGGCGCGAACCTGGACTGCATCATGCTGCCGAAGGTGCAGACCGCCGAGCAGGTGGTCGCGCTCGACCTGCTGCTCACCCAGCTGGAGAAGGTGCACGGCTACGAACCCGGCCGGATCGGTATCGAGGCGCAGATCGAGAACGCGCTCGGCCTGACCAACGTGAACGCGATCGCGACCGCCTCGCCGCGGGTGGAGACGATCATCTTCGGCCCGGCCGACTTCATGGCGTCGATCAACATGAAGTCGCTGGTGGTCGGCGAGCAGCCGCCCGGGTACGACGTCGGCGACGCGTATCACTACATCCTGATGCAGATCCTGATGGCCGCCCGCGCGCACGGCAAGCAGGCGATCGACGGGCCGTACCTGCAGATCAAGGAGGTGGACGGCTTCCGCCGGGTGGCGGGCCGGTCCGCCGCGCTCGGCTTCGACGGCAAGTGGGTGCTGCACCCGGACCAGATCGCCGCCGCGAACGAGGTGTACTCGCCGCGCCAGGAGGACTACGACCACGCGGAGAACATCCTCGACGCGTACGACCACTACACGTCGGCCGCCGGTGGCGCCCGGGGCGCGGTGATGCTCGGCGACGAGATGATCGACGAGGCGTCCCGCAAGATGGCCCTGGTCATCTCCGCCAAGGGCCGCGCGGCCGGCCTGACCCGCACCGACATCTGGCAGCCCCCGGCGGACTGACGCCGCCGATAGCGGGTTATGTCACCACGGGCGGGTTACAACACGTCATCCGCGCCACAACCCGCCGGCCGGCTCACAGCGCCCAGACCTTGAGGATGCGGATCGGCTTCACCGGCGGTCCGTCCTGGTCCGGGTCGGCGATGCCGGCCGCGACCATCCGGTCGAACGCGTCCATCCCGGCGATCACGTGGCCGAGCACGCTGTAGTTCGGCGGGATGTTCGCGAACGAGTGCACCACGAAGAACTCCGACCCGTTCGTACCCGGCCCCTGGTTGCCGTAGGCAACGGTGCCGCGCGGGTAGGTCTCCTTCCCGGACACCTCGTCCGGGAACTTGTACCCCGGCCCGCCCTCCTCCTGGCGGTAGATGTCGCCGCACTGCAGTACGCCGAGCCGGGCCGAGTTGGTCAGCCGGAAGCACTGCGTGGCGTCGTAGAACCGGCTGCGCACCAGATGGACGAAGTTGTGTACGCCGCACGGTGCGCCGGATCGGTCCATCCGGACCACGAACGGCCCGTAGTTGGTCAGGAAGTACACGTCGACGGTGCCCTTGGCCTTCGCCACCGGACTGGGCCGCCGGACCGGCTTGGCCGCCGGGTTCTCCGGTGTCGGCGTGAACTCGCATTTCACCACCGGTTTGGGGTGCTTGGCCGGCGCGGCGGACGCGGTCGTGGTCGTGAGGGTCGCGGCGACCAGGGTGGCCGCGATCAGGGCGGTGATCGATCGCTTCATGCGACGTACCGTAGTACGCCAATCGCTCCGCGTAGAGGTTCTGCAGAGGTTGTTCAGGGATTCCGCCGCGGACTCGATCATCACGCGCATCCCGCCTAAGGTGTTCCGGTCCGCTGCGGAAGGTGTGGTGCGTGAACGGCGAGGTACTGGCAGGTCGGTACCGGTTGCTGACCCTGCTCGGCAGAGGCGGCGCAGGTGAGGTGTGGGCGGCCGAGGACACGGTTCTCGCCCGTCAGGTGGCGCTGAAGCTGCTGCGCGGCCTCGACGGTGACCCGATGGAAGCGGTCGACCGGTTCCGGGCGGAGGCGCAGTCAGCAGCTCGACTGACCCACCCGAACGTGGTCGCGACGTACGACGTCGGTACCGAAGGCGACCACGTCTTCCTGGTGATGGAGCTGGTCCAAGGACCCGATCTGGCGCAGCTGATGCGCGACTCCGGTCTGCCGAGTGCCGAGCTGGTTGCCGACATCGCGGTCCAGGGCGCCCGCGCGCTCGACGCGGCGCATGCGGCCGGTGTGGTGCACCGCGACATCAAACCGGCCAACCTGATGCTGACGCCGGACGGCACGCTCAAGATGACCGACTTCGGGATCGCCAAGCGCGCCGGCAACGAGACGACCGGGCTGGGCGTACTGCTCGGCACGGCGTCGTACGTGTCGCCGGAGCAGGTACGTGGCGAACCGGCCACCCCTGCCAGTGACTGGTACTCGTTCGGCTGCGTACTGCACGAGCTGCTGACCGGTGCGCCACCATTCGCCGGTCCGACTGTTGACGTGGTCATGCGGCAGCATCTGGATGC
The genomic region above belongs to Kribbella solani and contains:
- a CDS encoding HpcH/HpaI aldolase/citrate lyase family protein, with product MTEQVLRSRRSCLATPGSNPRFLAKAKGLDADQVFLDLEDSVAPIAKPDARKNIVAALNEGGWGNKLRVVRVNDWTTEWTYADVIEVVGGAGANLDCIMLPKVQTAEQVVALDLLLTQLEKVHGYEPGRIGIEAQIENALGLTNVNAIATASPRVETIIFGPADFMASINMKSLVVGEQPPGYDVGDAYHYILMQILMAARAHGKQAIDGPYLQIKEVDGFRRVAGRSAALGFDGKWVLHPDQIAAANEVYSPRQEDYDHAENILDAYDHYTSAAGGARGAVMLGDEMIDEASRKMALVISAKGRAAGLTRTDIWQPPAD
- a CDS encoding peptidylprolyl isomerase, translating into MKRSITALIAATLVAATLTTTTASAAPAKHPKPVVKCEFTPTPENPAAKPVRRPSPVAKAKGTVDVYFLTNYGPFVVRMDRSGAPCGVHNFVHLVRSRFYDATQCFRLTNSARLGVLQCGDIYRQEEGGPGYKFPDEVSGKETYPRGTVAYGNQGPGTNGSEFFVVHSFANIPPNYSVLGHVIAGMDAFDRMVAAGIADPDQDGPPVKPIRILKVWAL